The stretch of DNA CCGCCGAAGCGCAAGACGCGCAGGGAAACACCTGCTCCGTGACCCGCACGGCGAAGTTCTTGTTCCTGTGCAGCGGATACTACAGCTACGACGAGGGCTACCGCCCCGCCTTCCCGAACGAAGCCGCGTTTGAAGGACGGATCATCCACCCGCAGTTCTGGCCGGACGACCTCGATTACGCCGGGAAGCGCGTCGTGGTGATCGGCAGCGGAGCCACGGCCGTCACGCTCATCCCGGCCCTCACGGACAAGGCGGCCCACGTGACCATGCTGCAACGCTCGCCGTCCTACGTGGCCGTCCGTCCGCTCGTGGACGAAGCCGCCGTCAAGCTTCAACGTTGGGCGCCTGCCTCGGTCGCCCACACGGTTACGCGCTGGAAAAACGTACTGACGAGCATCTTCTACTACCAGATCGCGCGCCGCCGCCCCGACCTGTTTCAGCAACGGCTGCTCGACGCGGCCCGGGAAAGCATCGGCGAGCGATTCGACGCCCGCGACTTCACGCCCGCGTACAAACCCTGGGATCAACGGGTGTGCGCCGTGCCCGACGGCGACCTGTTCAAGTCCATTCGACAAGGCAAGGCGTCCGTCGTGACGGACACGATCGAAGCGTTCACGCCGCGTGGCATCCGCCTTTCCACAGGACAGGAACTCCAGGCGGACATCATCGTGAGCGCCACGGGACTGAAGTTGAACGTGCTGGGCGACGTGGCGTTCACCTTGGACGGCGGGACGCTGGACATTCCGCGCACCCTCGTCTACAAGGGCATGATGCTGGGAGGCGTGCCGAACTTCGCGTACGCCTTCGGGTACACCAACTCCTCTTGGACGCTGAAAGCCGAACTCACGGCGGATTACGTGTGCCGCCTGCTGAACTTCATGGACCGGCGCGGCTACACGGCGGTGTACCCGAAGGCCGACCCCACCGTCGAGGAGCGGCCCCTGCTGGACTTCACGTCCGGATACGTGGCGCGCAGCGCCGCCGTCTTGCCCAAACAAGGATCGAAGCGGCCGTGGCAGGTCTACCAGAATTACCTGCTCGACAAGTACACCATCCAACTCGCGCCCCTGAACGACGGCACGCTGACGTTCACCGCGCGCTAAGCGCGACCTCCTGGTCCCCGAAGAGAAAGCGGTGGCACGACGGAGGTAACCGAGCGACGAAGGGAGAGGCGGCCCCTCTCCCTTCGTCGGCCTTCCAGGAATGGCCCGAGCGAACGCGGTTTTCAGAACGCCAAGACGATCAAGCTCGAAGTCGCGGACGCGAGCAAGTCGCCGTTCGAGTTCGTCAAACGCCCCTCGGCGAAGGCCACGCGCCGTCCGAGCGTCACGACCGTTCCCAACGCCCGCACGAGACCACTGTCCTTCGTCATCGAGCGGTGGTACGCCACCTTCTAAATCCAACGTCGAGAAGCTCAGCGTGGGCGTGAGCTTCGACAGCACCGCGTAGCCGCTCGCGAAGTCCAGCATCGTCGCCGCGAAGCCGCCATGCACCGCTCAGCGGATTGTACAAGTGCACGGCTCGGACACCACGCGGCCGTCGTCCACGTCCACCAAGCGGATGTCGAGCGACTCTCCCATGCCGCGACGCCGATCCGTCTCCAGCATCACCCGAAGTCGCTCCAGGCCGGAGAGATGCCGGACGATCTCGTCGAGCAAGTTCAGCTCCGCGCTCCTGAAGCCTCGGAGGGCGACGGCTCGGCGCCGCCCTCCGAGGCGCTCGTGCGAGCTTCGAGGGCGCGCACGACGGCGGCCATGTCGTCGCGCGTCGCGCCGAGCGCCATCGTCTCCCCGAACAAGGCGCGGCACACCTCGATCAGGGGAGCGGCGATCCCGGAAGCGCGCGCCTCGTCCCCGATCATGCTGGCGCTCTTGAACACGTCGCTGATCGCGGCTTGCACCGCGAAGTCCCGCTCGACGATCTTCGCGATTTTGATGCGCGAAACGCTGCTCGCCATGGGACCGGCGTCCACCACCGCCTGAAATCGCTGCAAGTCCAAGCCTTGCCGCCGCGCGAAGTGCGCCGCTTCCGCCAAGCCCGTCACCATGGTGATCAGGAACTGGTTCACGGCGAGCTTCATCAGCAGCGCATCTCCGATGTTCCCGCAGTAGACTGTCTTGCGACACATCAACCCGAAGAGCGGCCGAATCTGCTCCACGATCACCTCGTCCCCGGCGAGCATGCCGACGAGGGCGCCTTGCTCGGCCGGAACCCTCGAGCCCGAGACGGGCGCTTCGACGTACGACCCGCCGTGCGCTTCGACGTCCGCCGCGAGCGCGCGGGCGTACCCGGGCGTGATGGAACTGGCCACCACGAGGACGCGCCCCTCGACGAACGCACCGAAGGAGGAAGTGCCGCGACCGAGGACGGCGTCGATGGCGCCTTCGTCCACGAGCATCACGAAGACGACGCGCGCACGGGCGAAGACCTCGGCCGGTGTGGCCGCCACGAACGCGCCATGGGCCTCCAGAGGCGCGCACCTGTCGGGCGTGCGGTTCCACACGACGAGCCTCGTTCCGCCGCGCGCGAGGTTGAGGGCCATGGGCTGACCCATCACGCCCAGGCCGATAAAACCGACGTTCGAGTCGTGATCGGCGAACGACGAGGCGGGCGGCGACTTCGAGGTCACAGGATTCTCCCGAGCGCCTCGCTCTTCGCGGACATCCGGAATACCGACCGGCGTGACCTTCGCGTGGGTCCGGCTCGTCGGAAGCAGGTGAAGCTGAAGCTCATCTACGGGCATTCTACGCTCGGGCACGTGAAATTTGGTTGCGTCTCCGAGGCTCCGCCGTAGGTTTTTCAGCAGATTCTGCCGTGTACATTCGGTTCGGGAGGAGAACATGCCAATGGAACTGGACCGTAAGGACCGCCGGATTCTCAAAGTGCTTCAACGCGACGGCCGCGTGAACAACGTCGACCTCGCCCGTGAAGTCGACCTGTCTCCCTCTCCCTGCCTGCGACGCGTGAAGCTGCTGGAAGAAGCGGGCGT from Deinococcus yavapaiensis KR-236 encodes:
- a CDS encoding NAD(P)-dependent oxidoreductase; its protein translation is MTSKSPPASSFADHDSNVGFIGLGVMGQPMALNLARGGTRLVVWNRTPDRCAPLEAHGAFVAATPAEVFARARVVFVMLVDEGAIDAVLGRGTSSFGAFVEGRVLVVASSITPGYARALAADVEAHGGSYVEAPVSGSRVPAEQGALVGMLAGDEVIVEQIRPLFGLMCRKTVYCGNIGDALLMKLAVNQFLITMVTGLAEAAHFARRQGLDLQRFQAVVDAGPMASSVSRIKIAKIVERDFAVQAAISDVFKSASMIGDEARASGIAAPLIEVCRALFGETMALGATRDDMAAVVRALEARTSASEGGAEPSPSEASGARS
- a CDS encoding flavin-containing monooxygenase, whose product is MSRRKLLAIAGVAILTGLYWTSKRPSARPASARTPPVDDARPLDVLIIGAGLSGIGAARHLLAKSPGKHFEILEARHAIGGTWDLFRYPGVRSDSDVFTLGYSFKPWRGRKSIADGPDIRQYIQEASDEAGITERIRFGHKVKTAAWSSSSQLWTVTAEAQDAQGNTCSVTRTAKFLFLCSGYYSYDEGYRPAFPNEAAFEGRIIHPQFWPDDLDYAGKRVVVIGSGATAVTLIPALTDKAAHVTMLQRSPSYVAVRPLVDEAAVKLQRWAPASVAHTVTRWKNVLTSIFYYQIARRRPDLFQQRLLDAARESIGERFDARDFTPAYKPWDQRVCAVPDGDLFKSIRQGKASVVTDTIEAFTPRGIRLSTGQELQADIIVSATGLKLNVLGDVAFTLDGGTLDIPRTLVYKGMMLGGVPNFAYAFGYTNSSWTLKAELTADYVCRLLNFMDRRGYTAVYPKADPTVEERPLLDFTSGYVARSAAVLPKQGSKRPWQVYQNYLLDKYTIQLAPLNDGTLTFTAR